The Streptomyces kanamyceticus genome window below encodes:
- a CDS encoding AMP-dependent synthetase/ligase — MTTIPRLPGDLADSTLPALLLRNAEEHGDLPALSWRSAEEWTTLSWREVRRKVAVLAAGYQALGVERGEHVLMMMGNRPEHWLSDLALTHLGAVPVSVYGTAAPEQVAHIVRHSRARFAIVEGARELPRWEPLLTDVAGPLERLVVVEAADAGGHRTYGSLYASGGRLFDPDAFEKAWREGRATDALTVVYTSGTTGDPKGVRLTHRNVVLNGVALDAVTDFPEHAGHICYLPFAHIAERMLGIYLPVLRAAHAYLCQDPAQVAATVRELHPFQFFGVPRVWEKLTASVKSALADLPEERRRALEAANETARAHVDCRERGEEPSAALAAAYQEAKERVLDPLLALAGFDCLVWTASAAAPMPLDVARFWAGFGLVIMDAWGLTETTGVVTSNGPDAFRLGSVGRPLEGLEVRTADDGEILVRGATVFDGYLRPDGGVEDACDADGWFATGDIGRLDEDGFLWLTDRKKEMIVTSTGKNVSPALVENTLKEHPLIGQALVHGDGRSYLVALLVLDPELAPAWAAARGITGDLMDSAAVREEVARAVAAANARLNRTEQIKRYRLIGEEWGPETGELTPSLKLRRRVIRAKYEQVIDALYTP, encoded by the coding sequence ATGACCACGATTCCGCGACTCCCCGGGGACCTCGCCGACAGCACGCTCCCCGCCCTGCTGCTCCGCAATGCCGAGGAGCACGGAGATCTTCCCGCCCTTTCCTGGCGGTCCGCGGAGGAGTGGACGACGCTCAGCTGGCGCGAGGTGCGGCGCAAGGTCGCCGTCCTCGCCGCCGGATACCAGGCACTGGGCGTCGAACGCGGCGAGCACGTCCTGATGATGATGGGCAACCGCCCCGAGCACTGGCTGAGCGACCTCGCCCTGACCCACCTGGGCGCCGTCCCGGTGTCCGTCTACGGCACCGCGGCGCCCGAACAGGTCGCGCACATCGTCCGGCACAGCCGCGCCCGCTTCGCGATCGTCGAGGGCGCCCGCGAACTGCCGCGCTGGGAGCCCCTGTTGACCGACGTCGCGGGCCCGCTGGAGCGGCTCGTCGTGGTGGAGGCCGCCGACGCGGGCGGCCACCGTACGTACGGCTCCCTGTACGCCAGCGGCGGCCGCCTCTTCGACCCCGACGCCTTCGAGAAGGCGTGGCGAGAGGGCCGGGCCACCGATGCACTGACCGTCGTCTACACCTCGGGCACCACCGGCGACCCCAAGGGCGTCCGCCTCACCCATCGCAACGTCGTCCTCAACGGCGTAGCCCTGGACGCCGTCACCGATTTCCCCGAGCACGCCGGGCACATCTGCTACCTGCCCTTCGCGCACATCGCGGAGCGCATGCTCGGCATCTACCTGCCGGTCCTGCGCGCCGCGCACGCCTACCTGTGCCAGGACCCGGCCCAAGTGGCCGCCACCGTGCGCGAACTGCACCCCTTCCAGTTCTTCGGGGTCCCGCGCGTGTGGGAGAAGCTCACCGCGTCCGTGAAGTCCGCGCTCGCGGATCTGCCCGAGGAGCGGCGGCGGGCTCTCGAAGCGGCGAACGAGACGGCACGCGCGCATGTCGACTGCCGGGAGCGCGGCGAGGAACCGTCCGCCGCTCTCGCGGCGGCGTACCAGGAGGCCAAGGAGCGTGTGCTCGACCCGTTGCTCGCGCTCGCCGGTTTCGACTGCCTGGTGTGGACCGCGAGCGCGGCGGCGCCGATGCCCCTCGACGTGGCCCGCTTCTGGGCGGGCTTCGGCCTGGTGATCATGGACGCGTGGGGCCTCACCGAGACCACCGGTGTCGTCACGTCGAACGGCCCCGACGCGTTCCGCCTCGGCTCGGTGGGCCGCCCCCTCGAAGGCCTGGAGGTGCGCACCGCCGACGACGGCGAGATCCTCGTGCGCGGTGCCACCGTCTTCGACGGCTATCTGCGGCCCGACGGCGGTGTCGAGGACGCCTGCGACGCGGACGGCTGGTTCGCCACCGGTGACATCGGGCGGCTCGACGAGGACGGCTTCCTCTGGCTGACCGACCGTAAGAAGGAGATGATCGTGACCTCGACGGGCAAGAACGTCTCGCCCGCCCTCGTCGAGAACACGCTCAAGGAACACCCCCTGATCGGCCAGGCCCTGGTGCACGGCGACGGCCGCTCCTATCTGGTGGCGCTGCTCGTCCTCGACCCCGAACTGGCACCCGCCTGGGCCGCCGCGCGGGGGATCACCGGTGACCTGATGGACAGCGCGGCCGTACGGGAAGAGGTGGCCCGCGCCGTGGCGGCGGCCAACGCGCGCCTCAACCGCACCGAGCAGATCAAGCGTTACCGCCTCATCGGCGAGGAATGGGGCCCGGAGACCGGCGAGCTGACCCCGTCCCTGAAGCTGCGCCGACGCGTCATCCGCGCCAAGTACGAGCAGGTCATCGATGCCCTGTACACCCCTTGA
- a CDS encoding MerR family transcriptional regulator has product MTTDTEEPTLTVDELAARAGVTVRTIRFYSTKGLLPPPVIGPRRVGHYGPGHLSRLALIEELQLQGMTLAAIERYLEQLPADLSAHDLAIHRALVASWAPDAAEDVSRAELERRAGRPLAEADLDRLTAMGVTARTQTPETYRVDPGLLRLGVQLLDVPIAHETILAARTVLMEHTRSAAHELSRLFRDEVWSPYRERESDPEHVAAMRSLSAHMQPMVVQALVTAFQRSLKEELRGWLKED; this is encoded by the coding sequence ATGACGACGGACACCGAGGAGCCGACGCTCACCGTCGACGAACTGGCCGCCCGCGCGGGCGTCACGGTCCGCACCATCCGCTTCTACAGCACCAAGGGGCTGCTGCCGCCCCCGGTGATCGGCCCGCGCCGGGTCGGCCACTACGGCCCCGGGCACCTGTCCCGCCTCGCCCTCATCGAGGAGCTCCAGCTCCAGGGCATGACGCTGGCCGCGATCGAACGCTACCTGGAGCAGCTGCCCGCGGACCTGAGCGCGCACGACCTGGCCATCCACCGCGCACTGGTGGCGAGTTGGGCGCCGGACGCGGCCGAGGACGTGTCACGCGCCGAGCTGGAGCGCAGGGCGGGCAGGCCCCTCGCCGAGGCGGACCTGGACCGCCTCACGGCGATGGGGGTGACCGCGCGGACCCAGACCCCGGAGACCTACCGCGTGGATCCGGGCCTGCTGCGCCTGGGCGTGCAGCTGCTCGACGTGCCCATCGCGCACGAGACGATCCTGGCGGCGCGCACGGTCCTGATGGAGCACACCCGTTCGGCCGCGCACGAGTTGTCGCGGCTGTTCCGCGACGAGGTGTGGAGCCCCTACCGCGAGCGCGAGTCGGACCCCGAGCACGTCGCGGCGATGCGGTCGCTCTCGGCCCACATGCAGCCGATGGTGGTGCAGGCCCTGGTGACGGCGTTCCAACGCTCGCTCAAGGAGGAACTGCGCGGCTGGCTCAAGGAGGACTAG